The DNA window ACCTCAACGTTTGCCACGCGGATGTAGCGCAGTTGGTAGCGCATCACCTTGCCAAGGTGAGGGTCGCGAGTTCGAGTCTCGTCATCCGCTCCAAGTACATATGGGTACTTTTGGAGGTTAAGCTCCACGGTGGATTGGTCGAGTGGTTAGGCAACGGTCTGCAAAACCGTGTACACGGGTTCGATTCCCGTATCCACCTCCAAGCTGGAAACAGCCCGCGCGATTAGCTCAGCGGTAGAGCACTACCTCGACACGGTAGGGGTCACTGGTTCGATCCCAGTATCGCGCACAGAGTCCTCGAAAGAGGGCTCAGAAGGTAAACCTCAACGTTTGCCACGCGGATGTAGCGCAGTTGGTAGCGCATCACCTTGCCAAGGTGAGGGTCGCGAGTTCGAGTCTCGTCATCCGCTCCACATAGGCTCACGCCCCCGGGAGATCCCCCGGGGGCGTGAGTTTTTTCTCTGGCCAGGGGGGCGGGGCGGCCTTGGTCTAAATGGAGCTAGCTCCATTTAGACCAGTCGGTTTTACGCGACCAGGCGTTTTCCCGGCGGCCCGGACCCAAATGGAGCTAGCTCCGTTTGGAGCAATCGGCTTTACGCGACCAGGCGTTTTCCATGCGAGGCGAGTCTAAATGGAGCTAGCGCCATTTAGAGCAATCGGCTTTACGCGACCAGGCGTTTTCCATGCGAGGCGAGTCTAAATGGAGCTAGCGCCATTTAGGAGACACATTTAGAAGAAGCTTTTAGGACAACCGCTCTCGCGCCGCCCCAAGACCACACCACACCAACCCGGCAGGTCCAACCCGAAACCTGTCCTATTCGCCTAGCGTCTGGCGTTCCAGTTGTGCGAGAAACAAGCGCGCGACCGTAAACTCCAACGGCTCATCCAGCGGGTCAGAGTAGGTCTTCTCCCCCGCCCGGCGCGCCAGTTGCTCCCGTGCCAGTGTGACGATGGCCTCCAGGCCTCCGGATGAGACCTGCATCGGGTTCTTCGTGGTCTGCACGAGCGCCGGGTTGATGCCTAAGTCCGCAGCAATACGGCGGAACAGGCCTTTGTCCTGTCCAAGGTCGGCTCCGCGGGTCACCCGTGGGTGGATGCGCAGTGCGAGGTCGACTGCTTCGTGGGTCTGCCATACCTGGATATGGCGCTCGGGCTGTGCGATGAGGCGCTCGTAGAAGTCCGGGATGAAACGCTCGCGGGTGAAGTTCGCCTCAATCCCCTGGCGTACCTGCGCATCCCATTGGCTGAGGTAGTCCTCTGCTGTTTCGTCGATGTCTTTCCCACCGAGGAAGAGGGCATCCGCG is part of the Corynebacterium imitans genome and encodes:
- a CDS encoding asparagine synthase C-terminal domain-containing protein, which encodes MAVTDKDCEYVADERSIEPGTYDITEYVPAKQGILDYLRTRLEAVLERWPGRPVLMLSGGVDSILIAAVLAQLRTDVLAVSFSQDSSPQAAEETRVAREVAHALGFEHHVVAPRGEALESLLKETVERLDSAEPWEVLSGAILVAVDKLRQEHGADGALITGAGADALFLGGKDIDETAEDYLSQWDAQVRQGIEANFTRERFIPDFYERLIAQPERHIQVWQTHEAVDLALRIHPRVTRGADLGQDKGLFRRIAADLGINPALVQTTKNPMQVSSGGLEAIVTLAREQLARRAGEKTYSDPLDEPLEFTVARLFLAQLERQTLGE